The DNA sequence TGTAATCAGTTCAGGTGTCAGACGCCAGTCTAGGTGTACTTCTTCCGGACCACCACTGAGTTTGACATTCACTATCGCAGCCCATCCGGTGATCGTCCTGGTGTTGAATGTAGAACGTCTTTTCAGCGCATTCTCTGTATGTCATTGTCAAACATTATATCGTGACGAATACAGTTGGAGTACAATTTCTTACAACCATATGGTTGTAACTACAACCGTCAACAATCTTCAGCACAGCAAACTTTCTCCTGAAATATTGTGACATTTTCGCATATTCAACAGCCTGAACGTCACTGCCAGCCGCTGTTTCTGCCATGTACACTCGATCCAGCATCCTTCGCCCATCACTGAGTTTATCGTTCACTACCGCCAGTTCACCAGAAGGTAGTCACTGTTGTTGAAAATATATCGGCTCTTTCAGCTCATATGGCGTATGTCATCATCAAACATCTGATTCCGAGGAATGCGATCGAAGAGGGCTTTGTTACAATCATATGATTGTAACAAATTCCGGTATTAATAATCAGATTAACTGAAGTTCTTTCAATTCATACAAAATTTTCGCATTTTCGACGCCTGAACGTCACTTCCAGCCATTGTTACTACTACCCATACTGATTCTGCATCTACTGCCATCACTCCGTTTGGCATTGACAAACACCCTCATATATGAATTTTATAATTATTTATGATTATACATCATGATATAATTTCCGATAATGAGATGATCGGCCCCTCCAACCGGATCTATGACAGCGGAATGGTCCGACCGGAAACGATCAGTCGGCAGTGAACTGCTGACCGCTGTTACCGGGTTCGCCTTCCGAAATACCAATATACGCTGAGGTCGTGTCCGATAGTATGTCGAATTTGGCAATTGACTACGAAGTCGAATCTCGCGTTGGAATCCTCACAATCGATCGTCCGCCGGTCAACGCCATTCGATTAGAGGATGTCGAACGGTTGGATCAGTTTCTCAATGAACTCCCGAACGAAGACGAACTCGCGCTCGTCATTCGGACCGGTGGGAACATTTTCATGGCCGGCCACGACATCAACGAATTCCACGAAACAGACGGCTCATCGCCACCAGAGTGGGACCCTTACCGATCATTCGTACAGACGATTTACGAGTTCCCAGTACCGACGATCGCCGCAGTCGACGGCCCGGCGGCAGGGATCGGAGCCATCATTTCGAGTCTCTGTGATATCCGAGTTGCGTCGCCCGATGCGACGTTCTCCCTGCCGGAAATAGATGTCGGGATAATCGGTGGCCTGGGGCCGCTGCGGAGGGTGCTCCCTGACGGGGTTGTTCGGTGGATGACGTTCACCGGCGAATCAATCTCGGGAGAGCGGGCACACCAGCTCGGTATGGTAGCGAAAGTAGCACCCGATGCCGAGGGTGAGGCAGTCGAAATGGCAAATACGATCGCATCGAAAAGCCCGTCTGCAGTTCGCAAAGGCAAGGCACTTGCTATCGAGGAACAGCCGGACTGGCCGATCGAAGATTATCACCGTGAAGTCGAATTCGGCGAACAGCACATGACACACGAGCACACTGTCGAAGCGATAGCGGCAGTCGTCGAAGATCGCGATCCGGAATTCGACGCATAGTACAAGCCTACCTACTGGAACAGTTGCACCAGGATCAGCTATCGAGGAGCGTGTCGCGAAGTTTGGTTTTTTGAACCTTGCTCGTCTGTGTCGTCGGTATATCGTCGACGAACCAGACGTACTTCGGCACCATGAAGTCCGCTGATCGGTCCTGCAGGAACGCGCGCAGTTCGTCTTCGGTGAGGAGTCCGTCTTCGGTGAGTTCAACGGCGGCACCGACTTCGTCCTCGCCACCCTCTTCCGCTGGGACGGGAAAGACCGCGCTCGTTTCGATCGCATCGTGTTCGTTGAGGAGGTCCTCAATTTGCTGGGAGGAGATGTTTTCGCCTCGAACTCGTATGAAATCCTCTTTCCGATCGATATAGTAGTAGTTGCCCGATTCATCGCGGGAAACGACATCGCCGGTGTGGAACCACAGATTGCTCGTGTCTTCGATCGTTTTTTCGGGTTTTCCTAGGTACCGATCGAAGGTGATTCCTGGAATTGTGGATCGAACTGCAAGTTCGCCGCTCTCACCCGGCGGAAGCGTTTCGTCGGTATCGTCGAGAACTGTGACATCGTACACGGAACGTGGCTTGCCGAGGTATCCTTCGCCCGGTGTCTCTGTGGTGACTGGAATACCCAGTTCACGCATATTGTCGAGGGCGTCATCGATCGGGCGGCCCGTACGGAACCGGTCAGGCGTTCGATCGGCTGCGTCGGGCACACGAATGACCCCCGCTACTGGAAGACCGGACTCGGTCTGACCGAAACCAGTGCTCACAATGTCGAATCCGAATCGAACTGCAATTTCCTCGTAATTCGACAACAGCGGTTGGAAATGCGCTTTGGTGAGAGTTGTGTGACTGTCGTCATCCCGTCTGGGTTCGTTCATCAACCAGGGCATCAACGTGGATACGAGCGTGACTCGCGTGGCGCCGAAACGATCGACTCGATCCCAGAATGATGACGTACTGAATCGGTTCCACATGACTATCGACGCACCTGCGAACAGGGTGGTGCAGAGATCATTCGACGCGCCACCGATATGATGCAACGGCATCCAATTGTGTGCGACGTCGTCAGTGTTGATCATTTTCGACCACATTACGTCGTGAAAGGCCACCCAGCGGTGAGAGAGGATAACTCCTTTCGGATATCCGGTCGTTCCGGACGTATAGATGATCCAGGCAGGATCGTTCCATCTGACGTTCACATCAGGTTCGGCGGCGTCTCCTTCGAGCAGTTCGTCGAATCCGCGATGAGGTTGGTCTGTCGAGAGTGGTACCGAATCTGCATCAGTCTCGTAAACTATGATTGTCGGGACTGAGTGCAAGTCGTCGAGAATTGCGTTGATACGGCCGATGAATTGATCCTCGACGATCAACACGTCGGGATCAGTATCGTTGATCTGGTAGGACAGAGCGTCACCCTTGTACTCGTAGTTGACTGGCGCGTAGATGCTTCCGCTCTTCATGCAACCGAACAGCGTAAGTGCTGTTGCGAGGGAATCCTCCATTACTGTCGCGACCTTATCACCGAGGTTGACCCCCAGTTCGAGAAGCGCGTTACCGATTCGGTTGGCCGCATCGTCGACTTCGGCGTAGGTCATTTCACGCTCGTCAGGACCGTAAATCAGGAAGGGATGCTGGCCGATCTGGTCCGCTCGATTTCCGAGTGCTTCGCCGAGCGTCAGTTCACGTGCCGGTTTATCGTCAAATTCGAATTGCACATCTAACTCAGAAGCCATGAGACATAAGGAGCAGTTCAAGAGAATAAAACTTTTCATGGTCACTGCCAGTCTGGGTAGCGTCTGACTGGGAGCCACTCACTGAACGGTCCCCGGAGATGAACTGTGCCAGCTGTCGATCAGATCAACCGGTGCGGGAGATTGACGGCAGTACGGCTTCGACAAACACGGACGCTGCAAACCTACTGTCCGGCGAAATCCGGATTTCGCTTCTCCAGGATCGCTTCGACGCCTTCGCGATGGTCCTCGGTCGTAGCGGCGATAGCCTGAGCATTGGTTTCGCGCTTGAGTGCCGCCCAAATGTCACCCTCGCCACTGGCATTGATCAGTTGTTTGGTGAGGCTGTAGGCTGCGGTAGGACCATTTGCCAGCTGATCGATAATCTCACTGCACTCCCTTTCGAACTCGTCTTCAGGATACGCGTGGTTGACGAGTCCCAGTTGCTCGCCCTCGTCGGCTGTGATCAGATCAGATGTAAAGAGGAGTTCCTTGGCCTTGTGCGGGCCGACTGCTTCGGTCAGCGTGTGCGATCCTCCCATGTCAACGACCAACCCGACGTTGTTAAACGGCACACCTAGCTTCGCCGATTTTGTCGCGATGATGATGTCACAAGCGAGTGCAAGGGAGAGACCGGCACCCACCGCGGCACCTTCGACACAGGCTACCGTGGGGATCGGAACCTCGTACAGGCGGCCAATAAGCCGGTGGATGCCTTGCTTGTGCTCGTCTACGTGATCGATCGGATTCGGATCTTCGATGCCTTCCTTCATGGCGTCGAGATCTCCCCCTGAAGAGAACATCCCGCCAGAACCTTCGACGACCAAACATCGAACGTCGTCGCGATCGGTTTGAATTTCGTCGAGGACGTCGTTGAACTCCTCGACGATCGATTCGCTGAGCGGGTTTCGACGGTCCGGTTGATTGAGCGTTACAGTCAGGACTTCGTCATCAAAATCAGTTTCGATTGCTGACATAGTTAGCCAAATCACTGTCGTACATATAGAACTTGTGGTCCGAAATGGCCAATAACCGCAGTAACTCGGTGCTGAATCCTGTATCTGGTCAGGTCCGTATCATCACCAAGTGGACGGTTCGATAACCTCCAAATGATACGTTTGTGTGTGTTTGAGCGGTTCATCGGTCGGGAACCAGCAAACAAGTTGACTGATGCCGAGTGCTTCGAGCGTTTCGATCCGCTCGTGACACTGTGCCGGCGTTCCTGCAACTGCGAACCTGTCCCCCAGATACGAGAGTACCTCGTCCGAGATCTGTTCGTGGGCCTCGGCGTCAGCCTTCCCGTGTTCACTGACATCGTGATTCTCTGCTATAGACCGGAGTTCCTCACGGAACTCTTCGGGCGCCTCGTCAGCAGAATGCTGGAAGTTATGCGCCGCTAGCGGCTCAATGCTCTGTCTCAGTTCCTCGAACGCGACGTCTTTCGATTCGGCGACGTACGTCGGAGCAGCGACCACCAGATCGATATCGTCCAGGGATCGACCGGCGTTCGATGCGCCTTCAGCGACGTTATCTAGAAACAGATCCTCGATGATTTCCGGATGGGTTCCGCCGCCGAAGATGATACCATCTGCCACTTCACCCGCCATACGCAGCGTAACCGGCCCTTCGGCTGCAACGTAGACGTCGACGTCCTCGTGGGACTGCTCAAACTGGAAGTGTTGGCCATTGAAGGTCACGTCTCCGCCGTCGAGCAGTGTTTGAATCGTCGATATGCCCTCGTGAAGTTCCCCCACACTTGTGGGTGTCTCACCCACAGCGAAGACTGCGCTGTCGCCGGCCGCCACGCCAACGTCGACCCGACCAGGGCCGTACTCGTCGAGCGACTTGACGGCGCTCGCGGTAACGGACGGATGACGAGTAACGAGATTCGTCATTCCTGGTGCGAATTGGAGATCATCGGTCGAGCACATGCAGGCAGTCAGGGCGACATAGAGTTCAGCAGACACCTCGTGTGAGTCTGCCATCCACAGCGTGGAATACTCGCTATCTTCGAGGTATTGGGCGTACTCGATCGTTTCATCGATGTCGAACGGCATGTAGACGCTTCCGAATTCCATAATTGATCAATGATGTTGCACGTATATGATACATGTCCATCCTAATATCAGTATTGGACGAACCGATACGGGCGAAATCTCAGTATTGGAGAACCGATACGGGCGAAAGGAGTGCTGTCAGCTGGACTTTTGACGCCTGAAACAAACCATTCTGTCGTCTATTCCTGTTTCTCCCTCGTACATGCCCGGCCGGTAGTCGTATCGCCAGCGGTAGAGAGGTGGGACGACCGCCGGTAGACAGTTCAGACTGATGTCCGGCAGTATCGACCGAACACACGACGTCGGTTTGCCTTTCGACCGACGTTATCGATTCAGTTATTCGAATACTGACGAAAACGGTGCCTGCGAAAGGGGCAGTACTACTGCCTGGTTCCGTCCGCGTTATACTCGTAAAATCCCTCTCCAGCATCAGTACCAGTCTTCCCGTCTGCGACGAGATCAACGAGCAGATCTGCCGGCTCATACCGGTCTGCGCCAGTCTCTTCATGGAGGGATTCGAGTTTCTCGACGACAACATCCAGCCCGATCTGATCGGCCCGTTCACAGATCCCTTCCGGGAATCCAGTTCCGAGTTGCATGCCTGTGTCGATCTCTGACGGTGACGCGACGTCATCCTCGACCAGTTTGCCCGCTTTGTTGATCATCGTCGCCTCAATTCTGAGCGTGTTTACGTCCACTCCCTGTCCTTCCTCGTAGTCTGCGCCGACACCGTCTTCGTGATCGTAGTACCCTTGACCAGTTTTGACGCCGTAGTTCCCGGCCTGATAGGTTTCCTCGAGAGCGGGAGCTATAGGGAGGTTATTCTCATCACGAACGTGGTACGCGACATCTATACCGACGTTGTCGGCGAGTTCGAACGGACCCATGGGATAGCCTCGTTCGTGCACCATGGCAGCATCCACTTCGCGTATAGTCGCCTCTCCCTCAGAAACCATCCAGGCTGCTTCGTCCAGGAACGGTCTTAACACGTTGTTGACGACGAAGCCGGGGACGTCTTTGCGAACGTATATCGGCGTTTTGTCGATTGATTCGATGAATTCGTACGCTGTTTCAGCGACATCGTCGCTCGTTTCGTCTCCGTAGACGACCTCTACGAGGTCCATTATCACTGGTGGATTGAAAAAATGGAGACCGACTGCTCGTTCTGGCTTCGCTAATGCCTCTGCAATATCCGTTATCGCGAACGAAGACGTGTTCGAGGCGATGATCGTCTCTTCGGCGGTCGCGTCTTCAACGTCGGCGAACGTGTCCAGTTTGAGCGATAAGTTCTCGGGCACGGCTTCGATAACCAGGTCAGCGTCGGCAACGGCTGCTTCGAGGTCGATGGTCGTATCGAGTCGCGCGAGTATCTCTGCGGGGGATTCGTCAAGATGGCCGCTAGATTCGAGTTTCTCGAGGCTCTGTTCGATTTCCTCGCGCCCTTCCTGGAGGATGTCTTCGTCGATGTCCCGTATCGTCACGTCGTAGCCTGCGATGGCAGTTACCTCGGCGATTCCGTGTCCCATGCTCCCAGCACCGAGGACGACGACGTCGCTGATTCTGTCGACCATATTATCGATCAATCGGAATGCTGGGTCTAAAAACTACTGTTTCCCCACCGAGCGGAGCGATCGCATCTGGATCGGCCATGATTATACCCCAGCACGCGCTTTCCTGCCGGAGATACCGGACTGGGGCGGAAAATGGAATGGGTGCGACTCGCAACTGGACGAGTGTCCGTTACACCTCGCGGGTAGTGTCGAAGTCCCGACCGAACTGAGACCGGCCGATTTGCGTTGCGGTCATATCGTGTCCCGAGTGCTGCGTGTGGGTGTGCATGTCCCGGAGATATCGGCCGATGGGGAATTGCTCGAATTGTGCGGTCGATCCTGCGGTTTCGGCGATCTGGAGGCCGACGTCCATCGCCGTTTTGGCGTTGAACCACTTGGCCTTCATCGCCACTGCTTCGGCATCATCTTGGGAGATGGACGGATCCTGCCACTTTCGGATGGCGTCATGGAAGAATGCCTCGGCAGCTTTCATCTCGAAGTGAACTTCACCAGTCCGAAGCTGAACTGACTCGTAGTCAGCTTTGCCTCGATCGTGCATGTATTCGAGGAAAAAGTCGAAGACGCCTTCCATCGAACCTAGGTAATTTGCACAGAAGGCCGTGTGGTATTTCGCCTGCCAGTGTTCGGAAGCATATTGACCGGGTTCACCCAGCATGTTTTCTTCTGGGATGAACACGTCGTTGAGTTCGATACGGGGGCTGACTGCGGCTCGCATGCCGAATGGCTGCCACCAGCTAGTGTCTACCTCCACTCCGTCCCAATCATCCTCGACGACGAAGACCGTTACCGAGTCACGTCCTTCCATCCCCTCCATACTCGCGAATACGAGGTGGAAGTCGGCAATAGATCCGTTCGTCGCGTAGAGTTTCGTTCCCGACATTTCGTACCCACCGTCGACCGGCGTTGCGGTCGTGTCGAGTTCGTACTGGTTGGTCATATTGGGTTCCACGGCAACGAATGTACCGTAGTAAGTCCCGTCCAGCATGGGTTCGAGATAGCGTTCTATCAGGTCATCGTCTCCGATAGCATCGATGAACCACGCGATGTGATAGTGGAGTTGAAGACAGTGTGCAGTCGAACTGCAACCGCGTGCGACTGTTCGGATTGCTTGCAGATACTCGGCAGGGTCACCCAGGTCAGTGTTGCTTCCCCAGCCGCCGTTCTCTTCGCTCACCGCCGCTTTCAACCAGCCGCGCTCTCCTAACTCATCGAGGTTTTTGACCGGGATCTCGTGGTTATCGTTGTACTCTTTCGACCGCGAGCGGAATTCGTTCTGGGCCAATTCATCTAGTTCCTGGAACCGATCTTCTTCGAGAAGCTTAGATGGGTTGTTGACAAATTTATTACCAGTACTCATTGTGTTACCAACTTACACGTAGGTTCAAGAGGGAAAGGGAAATAAAAGTTTTGTCCACGGATAGGTCGTTTTCAGACTAAGATCCAGAGTTGCACGTTCCTGTAGATCGGCTCTTCTGACCGCTCACGATCGGATATGGAGAGATTGTCACTGATCTCACACAATTCTGGCGTCGTCAACGGACCCCCGATTTTCGTGCCAGGTTGGCTCTCCACACAAATTCCGGAGACGATAATCTGCGTGTATTGTCCGCGTGCCGCCGTGAATAGGCTCAGAAGGTTTATAAGCAGTATGCTGCTACTCTTCCGTAAATGGTGGAGATGCAGCGAATAAGCATCCCTGGTGCTACCGGCGATGTCTTTCGAATCGAGTTCGATGTCGGCTGGCGACCGGGTCACGTCGCAGCATATCTACTGGATTTCGGGGATCTGGTCCTGGTCGACGCCGGGATGGTGAGTGACGGAACCGTCGAGGAATTCGATGATGCGCTATCCGCCTATGATTACGAGTTTGCCGCAATCGACCACCTGATCGTCACGCACCAGCACATTGATCATACCGGGATGGTCCGCGCAATCTTGGACGCCGGTGATCCGACGATGTATGCGCCGGCAAGCATCCGGGAGAAATTCGAACGTGACTACGAGCGTGTTGAAGCCGCCATACGGACGAACGCGATCCGTGCTGGTGTCGGCACCGATGCCTTCGAATCTATCGTGGATCAGGCCACCGAGCGCCAGCGAGTCTTCCCGGAGAAACTTCCCGCCCAGCAGGTCGATCAGTGGCTCGACCACGGCGACTGCGTCGATATCGGCAGTCTCAGTTTCGAAGTCGTCCATACCCCTGGTCACCAAGCGGATCACTGCGTGTACGTGGCTACGCTCGGCAGTGAGCGAGTCATTTTTTCCGGAGATATGGCGAACAAACCGTTCCGATCGGTCTCAGCACACGGCGATCTCGTCGAAGGTGTCGAGGATGCTATCGGCGCCTTTTATACAGCCCTGGATCGACTCGAGAAGATCGATGTCGATCTGGTGCTTCCAGGACACGGACCAATCCACACCGAGTACCAGGCGATCATCGAACGCGACCGCGACAGCCTCGATGAAATGCTCGAAACCACCGCGACGCTCGTCGCTCAAGGGGCCGATACGGCGTACGCTGTGGCGAACGAACGCTCCGGGGCGGTGTACGCGCTACTCATCGAAGCCATCGGCGCCCTGTCGTACCTCGAAGAATCAGGGGAACTCAGGTCGACGATCGACGAAGACGGTTGTCGGTCGTACGAGCATGTGTGAGAGAACGACCGTCGGCGGGCAGCACCACAGGTGCGTTACGTCGGGGACAGCACCTGCATCGGTAGCTCGATCTCGTTACCCTCGGCTCCGCTGCGAGAACGAGATCGAGGCTGCGTCACTACCGTCCACCGTTGCGAACGACTCGAGATGCTCCCGCAACTCGGCGGGGAAATCCGGCGACTGCCAGCGAATCGAGATGCCCACCCTGGAGTGGCGCAGTCGCTTCGTCTCAGGTCCCGATTGTTACAGATCGTAGATTTCGTGAGCGGCTGATTCGCCCCGCTTCGTGCTAGGAAATCGCGATACTCGCCGTCGGAGGATACTGTCGTCCCAGGAGAACCTGCTCGACCACTTCTCTCGCTCGCAGGTTCGAGAGAGGGGATTTCCGAAACCCCCCCATGCCAGTTCTCGACCGCGTCTCGCCTATTGTGTACCGGAGCGTGCCCGTCTCGTCATTCGCCGTGGGGATGACTGTATTCGGTGAGAATGACCATGACGCCGTCGAAATCCTTCGGATGATAGAACGCCTCGGGTGCCTCACTCTCGTCTACTTCGATGATCGGCGTCACGTCTTTCGCCGATAGTTCGTCCTTCGCAGCGGCGAGATCGGCGACGCGGAACACGACGGCGTACTGGCCCGGACCGTTCTCGTCGATGT is a window from the Natrinema halophilum genome containing:
- a CDS encoding enoyl-CoA hydratase/isomerase family protein, with amino-acid sequence MSNLAIDYEVESRVGILTIDRPPVNAIRLEDVERLDQFLNELPNEDELALVIRTGGNIFMAGHDINEFHETDGSSPPEWDPYRSFVQTIYEFPVPTIAAVDGPAAGIGAIISSLCDIRVASPDATFSLPEIDVGIIGGLGPLRRVLPDGVVRWMTFTGESISGERAHQLGMVAKVAPDAEGEAVEMANTIASKSPSAVRKGKALAIEEQPDWPIEDYHREVEFGEQHMTHEHTVEAIAAVVEDRDPEFDA
- a CDS encoding class I adenylate-forming enzyme family protein, translated to MKSFILLNCSLCLMASELDVQFEFDDKPARELTLGEALGNRADQIGQHPFLIYGPDEREMTYAEVDDAANRIGNALLELGVNLGDKVATVMEDSLATALTLFGCMKSGSIYAPVNYEYKGDALSYQINDTDPDVLIVEDQFIGRINAILDDLHSVPTIIVYETDADSVPLSTDQPHRGFDELLEGDAAEPDVNVRWNDPAWIIYTSGTTGYPKGVILSHRWVAFHDVMWSKMINTDDVAHNWMPLHHIGGASNDLCTTLFAGASIVMWNRFSTSSFWDRVDRFGATRVTLVSTLMPWLMNEPRRDDDSHTTLTKAHFQPLLSNYEEIAVRFGFDIVSTGFGQTESGLPVAGVIRVPDAADRTPDRFRTGRPIDDALDNMRELGIPVTTETPGEGYLGKPRSVYDVTVLDDTDETLPPGESGELAVRSTIPGITFDRYLGKPEKTIEDTSNLWFHTGDVVSRDESGNYYYIDRKEDFIRVRGENISSQQIEDLLNEHDAIETSAVFPVPAEEGGEDEVGAAVELTEDGLLTEDELRAFLQDRSADFMVPKYVWFVDDIPTTQTSKVQKTKLRDTLLDS
- a CDS encoding enoyl-CoA hydratase/isomerase family protein yields the protein MSAIETDFDDEVLTVTLNQPDRRNPLSESIVEEFNDVLDEIQTDRDDVRCLVVEGSGGMFSSGGDLDAMKEGIEDPNPIDHVDEHKQGIHRLIGRLYEVPIPTVACVEGAAVGAGLSLALACDIIIATKSAKLGVPFNNVGLVVDMGGSHTLTEAVGPHKAKELLFTSDLITADEGEQLGLVNHAYPEDEFERECSEIIDQLANGPTAAYSLTKQLINASGEGDIWAALKRETNAQAIAATTEDHREGVEAILEKRNPDFAGQ
- a CDS encoding LLM class flavin-dependent oxidoreductase, which gives rise to MEFGSVYMPFDIDETIEYAQYLEDSEYSTLWMADSHEVSAELYVALTACMCSTDDLQFAPGMTNLVTRHPSVTASAVKSLDEYGPGRVDVGVAAGDSAVFAVGETPTSVGELHEGISTIQTLLDGGDVTFNGQHFQFEQSHEDVDVYVAAEGPVTLRMAGEVADGIIFGGGTHPEIIEDLFLDNVAEGASNAGRSLDDIDLVVAAPTYVAESKDVAFEELRQSIEPLAAHNFQHSADEAPEEFREELRSIAENHDVSEHGKADAEAHEQISDEVLSYLGDRFAVAGTPAQCHERIETLEALGISQLVCWFPTDEPLKHTQTYHLEVIEPSTW
- a CDS encoding acyl-CoA dehydrogenase family protein, whose amino-acid sequence is MSTGNKFVNNPSKLLEEDRFQELDELAQNEFRSRSKEYNDNHEIPVKNLDELGERGWLKAAVSEENGGWGSNTDLGDPAEYLQAIRTVARGCSSTAHCLQLHYHIAWFIDAIGDDDLIERYLEPMLDGTYYGTFVAVEPNMTNQYELDTTATPVDGGYEMSGTKLYATNGSIADFHLVFASMEGMEGRDSVTVFVVEDDWDGVEVDTSWWQPFGMRAAVSPRIELNDVFIPEENMLGEPGQYASEHWQAKYHTAFCANYLGSMEGVFDFFLEYMHDRGKADYESVQLRTGEVHFEMKAAEAFFHDAIRKWQDPSISQDDAEAVAMKAKWFNAKTAMDVGLQIAETAGSTAQFEQFPIGRYLRDMHTHTQHSGHDMTATQIGRSQFGRDFDTTREV
- a CDS encoding MBL fold metallo-hydrolase, giving the protein MVEMQRISIPGATGDVFRIEFDVGWRPGHVAAYLLDFGDLVLVDAGMVSDGTVEEFDDALSAYDYEFAAIDHLIVTHQHIDHTGMVRAILDAGDPTMYAPASIREKFERDYERVEAAIRTNAIRAGVGTDAFESIVDQATERQRVFPEKLPAQQVDQWLDHGDCVDIGSLSFEVVHTPGHQADHCVYVATLGSERVIFSGDMANKPFRSVSAHGDLVEGVEDAIGAFYTALDRLEKIDVDLVLPGHGPIHTEYQAIIERDRDSLDEMLETTATLVAQGADTAYAVANERSGAVYALLIEAIGALSYLEESGELRSTIDEDGCRSYEHV